Proteins from one Hyperolius riggenbachi isolate aHypRig1 chromosome 4, aHypRig1.pri, whole genome shotgun sequence genomic window:
- the LOC137570519 gene encoding adiponectin-like yields MMMFLHSVCILLLLAPLCCLAEEDATQPQRNPCANWMGGAPGYPGHNGLPGRDGKDGKEGDKGDKGEPGVSGQKGEVGTQGPPGPEGPRGFPGARGEMGESPFSLRSAFSMGLSGRVSTPNVPIRFTKAFYNEQRHYDDSTGKFRCPIKGLYLFTYHLTVYIKDVKVGLYKNSKPIMFTFDQFQTNNVDQASGSVLLSLEVGDEVWLQVYGEDFGGLYGDNLNDSSFSGILMYPDPSSK; encoded by the exons ATGATGATGTTTCTGCACTCTGTTTGCATCTTGCTTCTGTTGGCACCATTGTGCTGCTTGGCAGAAGAAGATGCAACACAGCCGCAGCGGAATCCCTGTGCCAACTGGATGGGTGGAGCTCCTGGATATCCTGGACACAATGGACTCCCAGGAAGGGATGGGAAAGATGGCAAAGAAGGAGATAAAGGAGACAAGGGAGAGCCAG GTGTTTCAGGACAAAAAGGAGAAGTTGGCACCCAAGGACCGCCAGGGCCAGAAGGACCACGAGGATTTCCGGGAGCTCGAGGAGAGATGGGCGAGAGCCCCTTTTCATTACGTTCAGCCTTTAGTATGGGACTGAGTGGCAGAGTCTCCACCCCCAATGTGCCTATCCGTTTCACAAAAGCCTTTTACAATGAACAACGCCATTATGATGACAGTACAGGGAAGTTCCGTTGTCCCATTAAGGGACTTTACTTGTTCACCTATCATCTAACTGTCTACATAAAAGATGTTAAGGTTGGACTATACAAGAATAGCAAGCCCATCATGTTCACTTTTGACCAGTTCCAAACAAACAATGTGGACCAGGCCTCTGGTTCTGTCTTGTTGTCTCTGGAGGTTGGAGATGAAGTATGGCTGCAGGTCTATGGAGAAGATTTTGGTGGCCTCTATGGAGATAATCTCAATGACTCTTCTTTCTCTGGAATTTTGATGTATCCAGATCCAAGCTCCAAGTGA